GCTGCATCTAAAGCCAGTTTCTACTCCTATGACAGTAAAAACGCTATCCAAATCAGATGGAGAAGTGCTTGAGAATCTGAAAATGTATAGGAGTGCGATCGGTAGGCTGCAATATTTGACGCATACAATACCTGATATCTCTTTTGCTACTGACAAGCTTAGTCAGTTTCTTCAAACTCCTACTTCAGTACATTGGAATGCAGCCAGGAGAGTGCTTAGATACTTGAAGGGAACCTTGCACCATGGACTGCACATAAAATACTCAGATCGGCTTGCTATTACAGGTTATTCTGATGCCGACTGGGCTTGCTGTCTAGATGATAGGAGGAGTTTTGCTGGCTATTGTGTCTATCTAGGTCTCTAATATCACGGTCATTGAAAAAGCAGGCAGTAGTCTCTCGACCCAACACTGAATCAGAGTACAAGGCTCTTGCACACGTTGCTGCTGAGATTTCATGGATTCAAGTTTTACTACAAGAGTTTGAATTCCATTTACCAAGTACTCTAATAACATGGTGTGATAACATGGGCGCAAGTGCACTAGCTGCAAATCCGGTGTATCATGCTAGGACCAAGCATATAGAGTTGGATGTTCATTTTGTCAGAGACAAAATCCTTCAGAAAAAATTGGAAATCTGATATATACCATCCCATGACCAGATCGCAGATTGCTTCACAAAGAGTCTCACCCATGACAGATATCATTTCCTTACTGACAAACTTTGTGTGGTTGAAACCCCACATAGTTTGAGAGGAGCTGTTAAGAAATGATATTTTGCATACCTTATTTACTTTGCCATTATCCTGTTATTTCTCATAGCTTCTAGAAGATTGTCTTGCTGTCATTGTGGTCTCAATGTAACAAAGTTTGTACAAACCGTTAGAATATTCCTTGCATAATTTTTCTGTGTATGATTTTGTAATCATAATGTTTCTGTTAGAATCCCTGTACCAATGAGGTTATAAATAGAAGTGCGGCCAGCCTCATTCAGTGAGCTGAGCATTTATCAATATTGTGCAACTTTTCAAATTTCTTTCTATGACCTTGTTATTTGATCCATGCATGCATAGCATAGTAAAGTACAGATAAATATACGTAATTACAAACACACAGATTGAATTCTTTTAAGAGAATTTCTGAGCAATCTCCTGGAGGCAGCAAGTGAGGTCCTCTGGTTTGGAGAACATGACCATATGATCTGAACCATTGATCACCTTGACCTCATCAGGTGGGTTGTTCTGGATCATCCACTCCTGGAAACTGGGCTTGATCACATTGTCTTGGTCACAAAGGATGAAGACTCTATTGACTGATCCATACTTCTCTTTGGACGGTTGGTCTTCTGGTGATAATATGGTGACTGAGAGATTGATTGGTCGAATCAATGACATCCCAAGAACTAAATCCTGTTTCATTTCATTATATTAATATTGGAAAGAAGTCGAAGAGAATTAATGTTCTATGgtcaaagaagagaagagaagtaaCTGTTGTGCTGTGAGATCTTTGTAGTTGTTTACCTCTGGTGGGGAGAGCTGATACAATTTGGATTCCATAAATTTGGGCCCAAAGACTATGGTGGTTGGAGGATGACCAGGCCCTTTATCAAATGTAAATTCTGAGTCCAAGTAAGAGTCCAAACTTTGACCATACTGCATATTCCACACACAAATGAGTTGAGAGATAATAGAGGAGAGAAGGGTACAATAATATGGGAAGAAAATGATCAATATGCATATGAATTAAATTTTTAGTTATATATATCGCTGTCTACTTTTTGTTTTgctcatattaaaaaaataacttagTACTAGATGCATCATAGAAAGAAACAAATATAGATTTAGAATATTGATTGGTCAGTTGTTTTGATTGCTGTTGTGTACCTGCCTGCTACCAAAACAAGTATATGGAAGCCATAACATGTGTACCTTTTCATTTATAATGGAGAAGCTCAAGTCAAGACCAGGCATAGATGCTGTGGCGAAAACAGCCACAGAAATTTTCTCAGGGAACCTTTCCATAGCAACAGATATGCATGCTCCACCCACGCTGTGACCCACCAGAATGACCCTCTCCTCTGGGGGTAGGGATGCCATGAAATCCATCAGTGGCTCAACGTAGTCAGAGATTGACTTGATTTCATGAATCGGCTTTGGGTGGATGCCGGAGGAGGCAAGGTCCAAAGTTGTGATTTTGTGGCCTTTTGACTTAGGTAGAGCCACCACCTTATACCAACACCATGCTCCATGACAAGCTCCATGAACCAGCACAAAATGTGTTCCTTTGTTTTCCATCTCCTGATGTGTCTTTGGACTTTTATTGCTATATGTCATTCGTCATTGGGTCCAGCCTTTTATAACAAAGAAATCACTCATAATATGGTCCCCGCAGATATCTTCAACTGGTACATTTCAAATAGGTGCGATAATACTTTTTAATCATGCCCATAGAGCCTGCCGACAAGTGTAAAAAAATCATTTATAGAAAAGAAAAGTCTTAAAGCATTCAAACAAGAATTCACAATAGTCACCTAAGATTTTTACCTCAAAAATGTCATGTTGGCAGCTTGGTATGGTGGCATTCTTagtcaaaagaaaataaaagtccATGGGACTTGGGACCATTAATAAACTATTCATGATAATCTCACACAAGATCTTGTTTTTGTCGAAACCTTAATATTAGAGGATAATACTGCTAACACTCTTGCTGCTTGCACTTCTATTTTGTTTCTTTATTCTTTTAGAGGAGCTGTTTATCTTCCTCAAGACAGAGCTCCTCAAATCTCCATAATCTACGCACACAAAAATAGTGAAAACATATATGTTAGGATTACAGTGCCTTCAGGATCCTGAATTTACCAGAACGCTAGTGAAGTTAAATACCTTTTCAAGAGAACTTTAGGATTGTAAGGAAACAAATTCTTGTTATGGAGACTTTCAACAGAAACTCTAAGTGATAGCAAACACTCTCTGGCTTTCTTGTATGGTTTTACTGCAAGGCAATATTGCTTACCACCAGATTTCGACCCTTCGGCAAATCCCTCCACACATTTATCCTCAGGTACTGAAGAATCCAAATCATGATCAGTTGAGTTGTCCCATAAAAATTTTCTTTTCTTGTAAGATAATTGATTCTCATAATGCCCATTTGCTGAGAACTGTACAAAAAAGTGCCAGGAACCGCAAATTGTGCGCAAGCACCTAAACAGAGGCCATGAAGGAAAAAGTAAGTAGCAACTAGTAAGCCAAAATAATAGTGATATAAGGATCTACAGAAGCCACCTTATTTATATCAGTAACTGTATTTTTctatgaaaagaagaaaaaagttcATTTAAATGACTAGACTAATGCTTAGGCTGTTTAGTTTAGAtcattatatatgatttaaaatgatgaaaataaaaaaatttaaaaggaaAAGACCACAACAGGTTTTAGTGAAAATAATTTCCACTAATAAAGAAAGAATACGAGCCCAGTCCAACTACAGTTCTCATGTATAACAATTTCATACAACAGTGAGGATAAAAGAAATTCAAGAGAACACACCTTAAAAGATACTCGGCGCAACTTATTCCTATATCTTTCGAAATAAGGTAATCCAGAAGCACTTGATGATCATAGTGTAACTGAGAGATAAGATTCATAAActcaataattataataaatatggTGACCGTTTACTACAAATTAGCAAATGGAAAATATCTAGAGCTTGTGGGTTGAGAATTTCAAAAGTCCCCCAGATATGGAATACTTGCCTCAGAAAGAAATAGATGGAATAAGTGCACAGGATTAAAATGTTTGAAACGTGAGAAATCACATCATGTTTTTCATCCTTGAGAAGCCACTTTTGCCTTCTGAAACCTATAAGAGACCAAATGAGGTTGTTTAAAAAACAATCCTTTACTGCATAGAGATAAAGGAATAAACCAGGATGTTTACTGCTTACTGTGTCTCTGGTGGAAAAGGTACAGAAAGCAGTAGCAAAAGCACTCTGAATAATAAATCATCCTAAAGTTCAGATaaatgagaaaataattaagaaatGAAAACATAGGAAACCTATAAGTAATAATAAACAACTATTTACTCAGACAACAACTTCATCCATTTAAAGAGACACCAATACCCCTattatttattcaaatcaaaTCTCATATTTATTCACAAATGAGACTTCCAGATATATCTACTTCTGCAAAAGCAGCACtccctttatttattttaaaggatAATCACTATCAGTGTATACACACAAAAAAATAAGTGTGTTAATGGTCCCAGGTTGGAAAAACTTCTAAagattataaataaattattatactatatattttttttttaaataaaaggataatctataaaaaaattataaaaagtatACACACAAATACATCAATTCATACATCAAATTATGCTCTTTTATcatttactcttttttctttatatttgtcCCTATTCTAGTTGACATATTCAGTGTCCCGCCTAAAATATCGACAAAAATTAAGACTTGGTAGTCCATATTTTTTTTGAATCATCATCTTGACCGACCTatattatatctcttctatataataagttcTTCTATTTAGGTAAcgaaaattattagttttaacaattttttattttttaatgtta
The genomic region above belongs to Humulus lupulus chromosome 1, drHumLupu1.1, whole genome shotgun sequence and contains:
- the LOC133811569 gene encoding methyl jasmonate esterase 1-like, whose translation is MTYSNKSPKTHQEMENKGTHFVLVHGACHGAWCWYKVVALPKSKGHKITTLDLASSGIHPKPIHEIKSISDYVEPLMDFMASLPPEERVILVGHSVGGACISVAMERFPEKISVAVFATASMPGLDLSFSIINEKYGQSLDSYLDSEFTFDKGPGHPPTTIVFGPKFMESKLYQLSPPEDLVLGMSLIRPINLSVTILSPEDQPSKEKYGSVNRVFILCDQDNVIKPSFQEWMIQNNPPDEVKVINGSDHMVMFSKPEDLTCCLQEIAQKFS